TGATAGAGGTTGGCGCCGGTGGAGATGACCCAGTCGATGAAGCCCGTCTGGATCATGGGGATGACGGTGCTGCGGCCGACCCCGGCCGGGGTCATGGCGCCGGAAAGCGACATCCCGACGACGACGTCGGGCTCGAGCATCTTTTCAACGAAGAGGCGGCAGGCGTTCTGCAGTCTTCCGGCGTTGTACGCGAGGAAAGCCTTGTCCACGATCTCGTCGACCGTCATCCCAGGGCTGACGGGATCGGGATAAATCTTGGGGCCTCGGAGGTAACGGCTTTTCTCTTTCATCAGCTCCTCCCACAGTGCCGGGCATCGTAGCACGCGGCAGTGCACTGCGCCATCAGAAGATCACCGCACTATCCAGCCACCCCGTCGACGGAACCCCTTTCAATTCCGAGGCATCGCATTGAGCGGCCGCGCGGGGGATGGTACAATCCGCCCCCGTCGCAACGGTCAGCAAGCCCCCGGCCCCTCGGAAGGGCGCGGTCCGCGCTCTTGGGAGACTTCCATGGAAGCGGTGCTCTCGTACATCCAGCAGAACAAAGATCGC
The sequence above is drawn from the Candidatus Polarisedimenticolia bacterium genome and encodes:
- a CDS encoding deoxyhypusine synthase family protein, which gives rise to MKEKSRYLRGPKIYPDPVSPGMTVDEIVDKAFLAYNAGRLQNACRLFVEKMLEPDVVVGMSLSGAMTPAGVGRSTVIPMIQTGFIDWVISTGANLY